One Phaseolus vulgaris cultivar G19833 chromosome 4, P. vulgaris v2.0, whole genome shotgun sequence DNA window includes the following coding sequences:
- the LOC137837590 gene encoding probable receptor-like protein kinase At5g24010 translates to MKTQKLIIHLILLLCIPCSSSFTPIDNYLLSCGSQNNASLFNRIFTGDSTNQGSSFLSGDKSISLTNQNPPPDLPILYHTARVFPSTGSYRFNMKKHGTHLVRFHFSPFKAQGFDPKSANFSVLVDGNLVLTNFKPSNGVLFKEFILKIESNLLEIVFRPEGNSGFAFVNAMEVFTAPVDFVLDYGTRLVGPFGVVEYKNLSSQVLETVHRINVGGVKVTAFNDTLWRTWIPDEEFLVSKDAAKPVVSTHTPNYQKGGATREIAPDSVYMTAQEMDKDHTIIASQFNITWDFPVAPGGVRHLVRLHFCDIVSPVLNLLYFDVYINGYSAYKDLDLSSLTVHVLASPVYVDFVADSDDSGVMRISVGPSELSASRGMNAILNGAEIMKLVNVVDSRVVPGKKRLWILVGSIAGGGTVVLLLVISAFVLALKCRKKKKKKKPKQRTMESVGWTPLRVFGGSSLSRMSEGTAFPSPGSYGYFGLRIPFADIQLATNNFDRSLIIGSGGFGMVYKGVLKDNVKVAVKRGMPGSRQGLPEFQTEITILSKIRHRHLVSLVGYCEENSEMILVYEYVEKGPLKKHLYGSAGHAPLSWKQRLEICIGAARGLHYLHTGFAQGIIHRDIKSTNILLDENYVAKVADFGLSRSGPCLDETHVSTGVKGSFGYLDPEYFRRQQLTDKSDVYSFGVVLFEVLCARSAVDPQLDREQVNLAEWVLEWQKKGMLEHIIDPYLVGKIKQSSLKKFGETAEKCLAEYGVDRPTIGAVLWNLEYALQLQESDQEEEPYDDSSAQETLNVTTTITPGSPSTNIRREGDNDNGYSDISATEVFSQLMKSEGR, encoded by the coding sequence ATGAAGACTCAAAAGCTAATTATACATCTCATTCTTCTCCTTTGCATTCCTTGTTCATCCTCTTTCACTCCCATAGATAACTACCTTCTTAGCTGTGGGTCACAGAACAATGCTTCTCTCTTCAACCGCATCTTCACGGGTGATTCCACCAACCAAGGCTCAAGTTTTCTCTCTGGTGACAAATCCATTTCTCTCACCAACCAAAACCCTCCTCCAGATTTGCCCATTTTGTATCACACTGCAAGAGTTTTTCCCAGCACAGGAAGCTACAGGTTCAACATGAAGAAGCATGGCACCCACTTGGTTCGTTTTCATTTCTCACCTTTTAAGGCTCAAGGGTTTGATCCAAAATCTGCTAACTTCAGTGTCTTGGTTGATGGTAATTTGGTGCTTACAAATTTCAAGCCAAGTAATGGTGTGCTGTTTAAGGAGTTTATTCTGAAGATAGAGTCAAATTTGCTTGAAATAGTGTTTAGACCTGAAGGCAATTCAGGTTTTGCCTTTGTCAATGCTATGGAGGTGTTTACTGCTCCTGTTGATTTTGTTTTAGATTATGGAACTAGGTTGGTTGGTCCTTTTGGTGTGGTAGAGTACAAGAACCTTTCATCCCAGGTTTTGGAAACTGTCCATAGGATTAATGTTGGGGGTGTGAAAGTAACTGCTTTTAATGACACCCTTTGGAGGACATGGATTCCTGATGAGGAATTTCTGGTTTCTAAGGATGCTGCTAAGCCAGTGGTGAGCACTCACACACCAAATTACCAGAAAGGAGGCGCCACTCGGGAGATCGCGCCAGATAGTGTTTATATGACTGCTCAGGAAATGGATAAGGATCACACCATTATAGCCTCACAGTTCAACATAACCTGGGATTTTCCAGTGGCTCCAGGTGGTGTTCGACACTTAGTTCGGTTGCATTTCTGTGATATTGTTAGTCCTGTTCTTAATTTGCTCTACTTTGATGTGTATATCAACGGGTATTCTGCATACAAGGATCTGGATTTGTCATCTCTTACAGTCCACGTGCTTGCATCTCCGGTCTATGTAGATTTTGTTGCAGATTCTGATGATTCAGGTGTTATGCGAATAAGTGTTGGCCCTTCTGAACTGAGCGCTTCTAGGGGGATGAATGCCATTTTGAATGGGGCAGAGATAATGAAGCTGGTGAATGTTGTGGACTCACGTGTTGTTCCTGGGAAGAAGAGGTTGTGGATATTGGTGGGTTCAATTGCTGGTGGTGGTACTGTTGTTTTGCTTTTAGTTATATCTGCTTTTGTGCTTGCTCTCAaatgcaggaagaagaagaagaaaaagaaaccaAAACAAAGAACAATGGAAAGTGTAGGATGGACGCCTTTACGTGTGTTTGGAGGGAGTTCACTTAGTAGAATGTCTGAAGGAACAGCTTTTCCCTCTCCTGGTTCTTATGGTTATTTTGGATTGAGAATCCCTTTTGCTGATATACAATTAGCCACAAATAATTTTGATAGGAGTCTAATTATAGGATCTGGTGGGTTTGGTATGGTTTACAAAGGAGTGCTCAAAGACAATGTGAAGGTTGCAGTGAAGAGAGGCATGCCTGGATCAAGACAAGGCCTTCCAGAATTCCAGACTGAAATAACAATCTTATCCAAAATTCGCCATCGCCATCTTGTTTCACTAGTTGGATATTGTGAAGAAAATTCAGAGATGATACTAGTTTATGAGTATGTTGAAAAGGGTCCACTTAAAAAGCATCTATATGGGTCAGCAGGACATGCACCTTTGTCTTGGAAGCAGCGGCTTGAGATATGCATTGGTGCTGCTAGAGGTCTCCACTATCTACACACCGGTTTCGCGCAAGGAATCATACACCGTGACATCAAATCAACCAATATTTTGCTGGATGAAAACTATGTCGCCAAGGTTGCTGATTTTGGTCTTTCAAGATCAGGACCTTGTCTCGATGAAACCCATGTGAGTACTGGTGTGAAAGGAAGTTTCGGTTATCTTGATCCGGAGTATTTCCGAAGGCAGCAGCTTACGGATAAGTCAGATGTTTACTCATTTGGGGTTGTGCTTTTTGAGGTTCTTTGTGCCAGATCTGCTGTTGATCCACAACTTGACAGGGAACAAGTGAACTTAGCCGAATGGGTACTTGAATGGCAGAAAAAAGGAATGCTGGAACATATTATTGATCCTTATCTTGTTGGGAAGATAAAGCAAAGCTCGTTGAAGAAATTTGGTGAAACAGCAGAGAAATGTTTGGCTGAATATGGTGTTGATAGGCCAACTATAGGTGCTGTATTGTGGAATTTGGAATATGCACTTCAGCTCCAAGAAAGTGACCAAGAAGAGGAGCCATATGATGATAGCAGTGCTCAGGAAACATTGAATGTGACAACTACAATAACTCCTGGGAGTCCTTCTACCAACATAAGAAGAGAGGGAGATAATGATAATGGTTATTCAGACATAAGCGCCACTGAAGTTTTTTCTCAACTAATGAAGAGTGAAGGTAGATAG
- the LOC137838767 gene encoding peptidyl-prolyl cis-trans isomerase FKBP62-like: protein MFMSPLRPFLNYEARLKYGTLVAKSDGVEFTIKDGYFCPALSKAVKNHEEGEKVFLSVKPQYVTDDKKVIQKILKEGEGYERPNEGAIVKLKVIGKVQDGTLFLKKGHDDEGELFEFKTDEEQVTDGLDKAVLTMKKGEVALLTIAPEYGFLLTPLCITRLS from the exons ATGTTCATGTCACCTTTAAGACCATTCT TGAATTATGAAGCACGTCTTAAATATGGGACTCTAGTAGCAAAATCTGATGGAGTGGAATTCACAATCAAAGATG GTTATTTTTGTCCTGCTTTGTCAAAGGCTGTCAAAAACCATGAAGAGGGAGAGAAAGTGTTTTTGAGTGTGAAGCCTCAAT ATGTAACTGATGATAAGAAGGTCATTCAGAAGATCCTCAAGGAAGGGGAAGGGTATGAGCGTCCAAATGAGGGGGCAATTGTGAAAT TGAAAGTAATTGGTAAGGTGCAAGATGGTactttgtttttgaaaaagggtCATGATGATGAAGGGGAGCTATTTGAATTCAAAACTGATGAGG AACAAGTAACTGATGGGCTTGATAAAGCTGTTTTGACTATGAAGAAGGGTGAGGTGGCATTGTTAACTATTGCACCTGAATATGGTTTCCTTCTAACTCCACTTTGTATTACGAGGTTGAGCTAG
- the LOC137837591 gene encoding uncharacterized protein isoform X1, producing MDPNIDDKSESRLYIGNLDLRITEAALLKMFSPYGKIISEDFLWHTRGPKRGEPRGFAFIQYSTKEEAELAKEKMHGRFACGRPLVVRLAGEKCLLETADKSTKAASEGQKMLLIGGGGAMGQTSRTAKIAAIKNKLKSLEEESSRTKKQKQNGNIS from the exons ATG GATCCCAATATTGATGATAAGAGTGAAAGTAGACTCTATATTGGTAACCTTGATCTTAGAATTACAGA AGCTGCTTTGCTTAAAATGTTTTCTCCTTATGGAAAGATAATTTCTGAGGACTTCTTATGGCACACACGTGGCCCAAAACGCGGGGAGCCACGTGGTTTTGCTTTTATCCAGTATAGCACAAAAGAG GAAGCAGAATTAGCCAAGGAGAAAATGCATGGGAGGTTTGCCTGCGGCCGGCCACTGGTTGTTCGTCTTGCCGGTGAGAAGTGCTTGTTGGAAACAGCTGATAAGTCTACAAAAGCAGCAAGTGAAGGACAGAAGATGCTTCTCATTGGTGGTGGTGGTGCCATGGGACAGACAAGTCGTACTGCAAAAATAGCtgctataaaaaataaattgaaatcctTGGAGGAGGAGAGTTCTAGGACCAAGAAGCAGAAGCAAAATGGCAACATCTCTTGA
- the LOC137837591 gene encoding uncharacterized protein isoform X2, whose product MQEAELAKEKMHGRFACGRPLVVRLAGEKCLLETADKSTKAASEGQKMLLIGGGGAMGQTSRTAKIAAIKNKLKSLEEESSRTKKQKQNGNIS is encoded by the coding sequence ATGCAGGAAGCAGAATTAGCCAAGGAGAAAATGCATGGGAGGTTTGCCTGCGGCCGGCCACTGGTTGTTCGTCTTGCCGGTGAGAAGTGCTTGTTGGAAACAGCTGATAAGTCTACAAAAGCAGCAAGTGAAGGACAGAAGATGCTTCTCATTGGTGGTGGTGGTGCCATGGGACAGACAAGTCGTACTGCAAAAATAGCtgctataaaaaataaattgaaatcctTGGAGGAGGAGAGTTCTAGGACCAAGAAGCAGAAGCAAAATGGCAACATCTCTTGA
- the LOC137837592 gene encoding proline--tRNA ligase, chloroplastic/mitochondrial, translated as MLSLRLTSFTHLLSPPSSAAIARRSPLILRRRHHIRQRPLAASFSAQSATAETQDRVNNSKNRVPERVITPRSQDFNAWYLDVIANAELADYGPVRGTMVIRPYGYAIWEAIQEYLNVKFKETGHSNMYFPQFIPYSFIEKEASHVEGFSPELAVVTIGGGKELEEKLVVRPTSETIVNHMFTQWIHSYRDLPLMINQWANVTRWEMRTKPFVRTLEFLWQEGHTAHATPEEAENEAIQMIDIYTRFAYEQAAIPVITGRKSKVETFAGACKTYTIEAMMGDKKALQAGTSHNLGQNFARAFGTQFTDENGVREHVWQTSWAISTRFVGGIIMTHGDDAGLMLPPKLAPIQVVIVPIWKKDDEKAAVLNAALTVKDVLQKSGIKVKLDDSDQRTPGWKFNFWEMKGVPLRIEIGPRDVASGSVVISRRDIPGKQGKVFGISMEPSNLEAYVKDKLDEIQSSLLERAIAFRDSNIVDVTTYNDLKAAISQGKWARGPWSASDEDELKVKEETGATIRCFPFEQPQGNKTCLMTGNPAEEVAIFAKSY; from the exons ATGTTGTCTCTCAGGCTAACCTCTTTCACCCACCTCTTATCCCCGCCCTCTTCCGCCGCCATCGCGCGCCGTTCCCCCCTGATTCTGCGGCGGCGCCACCATATCCGGCAACGACCACTCGCCGCCTCGTTCTCCGCCCAGAGCGCTACGGCGGAGACACAGGACCGAGTCAACAACTCGAAGAACCGAGTCCCCGAGCGAGTCATCACGCCACGATCACAGGACTTCAACGCGTGGTATCTCGACGTTATCGCCAATGCTGAGTTGGCCGATTATGGTCCGGTTCGCGGTACCATGGTCATTCGTCCCTACGGTTACGCCATTTGGGAAGCCATTCAG GAGTACTTGAATGTGAAGTTCAAGGAGACTGGGCATAGTAACATGTATTTTCCCCAG TTTATCCCATACTCATTTATAGAGAAAGAAGCTAGTCATGTTGAGGGTTTTAGTCCTGAATTAGCTGTGGTGACAATTGGGGGTGGAAAGGAACTTGAAGAGAAGCTCGTG GTCCGGCCTACAAGTGAAACCATTGTGAATCATATGTTTACTCAATGGATCCATAGCTATCGTGATCTTCCTCTCATGATTAATCAG TGGGCAAACGTGACTAGATGGGAGATGCGCACTAAACCATTTGTGAGAACTCTTGAATTTCTTTGGCAAGAAGGACATACTGCTCATGCTACTCCAGAGGAGGCAGAAAATGAG GCTATACAGATGATTGATATCTATACCAGATTTGCATACGAGCAAGCCGCAATACCTGTTATTACTGGTCGAAAATCTAAAGTGGAAACATTTGCTGGTGCTTGTAAGACCTATACGATTGAGGCTATGATGGGTGACAAGAAAGCATTACAAGCAGGAACCAGTCATAACCTTGGGCAAAACTTTGCCCGTGCCTTTGGAACACAG TTCACAGATGAAAATGGAGTTAGGGAACATGTTTGGCAGACATCATGGGCGATTAGTACCCGTTTTGTTGGAGGCATCATCATGACACATGGAGATGATGCAGGCCTAATGCTTCCCCCAAAGCTTGCGCCGATACAG GTGGTAATTGTGCCCATTTGGAAGAAGGATGATGAAAAAGCTGCAGTTCTAAATGCAGCATTGACTGTAAAGGATGTACTTCAAAAATCAGGGATTAAAGTTAAACTTGATGACTCAGATCAAAGAACCCCTGGATGGAAATTCAATTTCTGGGAAATGAAG GGAGTACCTCTTAGAATTGAAATTGGTCCCCGTGATGTGGCTAGTGGAAGTGTGGTAATATCCAGGAGAGATATCCCTGGGAAGCAAGGAAAAGTGTTTGGAATCTCTATGGAACCTTCAAATTTGGAGGCTTATGTTAAAGACAAGTTAGATGAAATACAGTCGTCTCTTTTGGAAAGGGCAATTGCATTTCGAGACAG TAATATCGTAGATGTGACCACATACAATGATCTTAAAGCTGCAATATCTCAAGGAAAATGGGCAAGGGGCCCTTGGTCTGCTAG TGATGAAGACGAGTTAAAAGTGAAGGAGGAAACCGGAGCAACTATTAGGTGTTTTCCTTTTGAACAGCCACAAGGGAATAAAACATGCTTGATGACTGGTAATCCTGCTGAAGAAGTGGCTATTTTTGCCAAATCTTACTAA